CCATACCCATTGGTAAATTCCTCCTAGTAGAGAATTGTTTTTTTCAGTTCAGTCGACTGTTAAATTTGTTCATCGCCGAGTCCACCCCGGCGCTTATTATCTCAAACGTCGCCTCGACCGCAGTCTCGACCATCTCCGCCGCTGTGTCTCTCTCATTTGAGGCGAACGTGGAGAGAACGTGATCCCGACCCTCTTTTTTCCCCAAGGGTTTCCCTATGCCGATTCTCACCCTGCAGAACTCCCCGGAACCCAAAGAAGCCATCACTGATTTTATTCCATTATGCCCGGCCGACCCTCCTCCCCTGTTCACCCTTATGTTTCCAAGAGGGAGATCGAGCTCGTCGTAGACCACGATTATCCGCTCAAGCGCTATCCTGTAGAACTCCTTCGCTTCGCGAAGCGCCTCGCCGCTTGCGTTCATGAAGGTCTGTGGCTTTATTATGAGCAGCTTCTCGTCCGAGTAGACCGCTTCTGTGCAGAGGCTTCTGAATTTCTTCTTCCCGATTTTTACTCCCAGGCGTTCAGCCACACGTTCAGCCGCGCAGAAGCCTATGTTATGTCTCGTGTTGTCGTAGGCGGAACCGGGATTTCCCAGGCCGGCAATCAGGTATCGCA
This is a stretch of genomic DNA from Candidatus Dadabacteria bacterium. It encodes these proteins:
- the pth gene encoding aminoacyl-tRNA hydrolase, encoding MRYLIAGLGNPGSAYDNTRHNIGFCAAERVAERLGVKIGKKKFRSLCTEAVYSDEKLLIIKPQTFMNASGEALREAKEFYRIALERIIVVYDELDLPLGNIRVNRGGGSAGHNGIKSVMASLGSGEFCRVRIGIGKPLGKKEGRDHVLSTFASNERDTAAEMVETAVEATFEIISAGVDSAMNKFNSRLN